In one window of Notolabrus celidotus isolate fNotCel1 chromosome 15, fNotCel1.pri, whole genome shotgun sequence DNA:
- the kirrel1b gene encoding kin of IRRE-like protein 1b, protein MVWCIRFSQEPADQSVVLGERVVLSCVIFNYSGIVQWTKDGLALGIGEGLRAWPRYRVLRALDIGQYNLEISYSELSDDSLYECQATEAALRSRRAKLNVLIPPEDPVVDGSPELLLMAGTPYNLTCVTRGAKPAAHIQWTKDGVLIDGAYQSTEVLPDRKRVTTRSYLPITPADTDSSRNFTCVASNPAVPMGKRATVTLNVHHPPMVTLSIEPRSVLEGERVSFTCQASANPPIMGYRWAKGGVLLEGARESMFVTTADHSFFTEPVSCQVFNAVGSTNVSILVDVHFGPILVVEPRPVTVDVDSDVTLNCKWSGNPPLTLTWTKKGSNMVLSNNNQLYLKSVSQSDAGQYVCKAIVPRIGVGETEVTLTVNGPPIISSDPVQYAVRGERGEIKCYIASTPPPDKIVWAWKENVWEKEKGTLMERYTVEQSKPPSQGGAVLSTLTINNVMESDFHSPYNCTAWNSFGPGTMIITLEETDIVPVGIIAGGTVGSSILLLMFLLALAFFLYRQRKGSRRGVTLGKPDIKVETVNKETHSLEEEAADVSTATRMVKAMYSPFKDDMDLKQDVRSEGDTREEYELKDPTNGYYNVRATTHDEARPQSRAIHYQGEFRSPNSNSGPAGATSSGPPAAASGAVPPSGVPGSRAGCYDPRPPSRMSHATYAQFNTFTRVAQSQQAPPNPALQSPGDYPGDCGLLDSNTQLAYDNYGYPSQYPSYRMGFAPPIEEGPAYEMYPTGQGPGPGQGPGPGPGPGPGPGPGQQSPEAGLGQYGTSTRFSYSSPPSDYSQRHTQRMQTHV, encoded by the exons ccTGGCCCAGGTACCGTGTGCTTCGTGCTCTGGATATCGGCCAGTACAACCTGGAGATCTCCTACTCTGAGCTGTCTGATGACTCTCTGTACGAGTGTCAGGCCACAGAGGCCGCGCTGCGCTCCAGGAGAGCCAAACTCAACGTGCTCA tcCCCCCTGAGGACCCGGTGGTCGATGGGTCCCCTGAGCTCCTGCTGATGGCCGGGACGCCGTACAACCTGACCTGTGTGACCCGCGGGGCCAAGCCTGCAGCGCACATCCAGTGGACCAAGGATGGAGTCTTAATAGATGGGGCCTACCAGTCAACG GAGGTGCTCCCAGACAGGAAGAGGGTAACGACCAGGAGCTACCTTCCCATCACACCAGCCGACACTGACAGCAGCCGCAACTTCACCTGTGTGGCCAGCAACCCTGCGGTGCCGATGGGGAAACGAGCCACTGTTACTCTCAACGTCCACC ACCCTCCCATGGTGACGCTGTCCATTGAGCCTCGGTCCGTCCTGGAGGGTGAAAGAGTCTCCTTTACTTGCCAGGCCTCTGCCAACCCTCCCATCATGGGCTACAG GTGGGCGAAAGGTGGCGTGCTTCTGGAGGGGGCCAGAGAGAGCATGTTTGTCACCACAGCAGATCACTCCTTCTTCACTGAGCCTGTGTCCTGTCAAGTCTTCAACGCTGTGGGAAGCACCAACGTCAGCATCCTCGTAGATGTGCACT TCGGCCCAATCCTGGTGGTGGAGCCCAGGCCGGTCACCGTCGACGTGGACTCCGACGTCACGCTGAACTGCAAGTGGTCTGGCAACCCGCCGCTCACCCTCACCTGGACCAAGAAGGGCTCCAACATG gtgctCAGCAACAACAACCAGCTGTATCTGAAGTCAGTGAGCCAGTCTGATGCAGGCCAGTACGTCTGTAAGGCCATCGTGCCCCGGATTGGAGTGGGAGAGACTGAGGTCACACTTACAGTCAACG GCCCTCCCATCATCTCCAGCGATCCGGTCCAGTATGCTGTCAGAGGCGAGAGAGGAGAGATCAAGTGTTACATCGCCAGCACGCCCCCGCCTGATAAGATT GTCTGGGCGTGGAAGGAGAACGTGTGGGAGAAGGAGAAGGGCACCCTGATGGAGAGGTACACGGTGGAGCAGAGTAAACCTCCATCACAGGGCGGGGCCGTGCTCTCCACCCTCACCATCAACAACGTCATGGAGTCAGACTTCCACTCGCCTTATAACTGTACCGCCTGGAACTCCTTCGGACCCGGGACCATGATCATCACCCTGGAGGAGACGG atatTGTTCCGGTGGGAATCATCGCCGGTGGTACGGTGGGCTCCTCCATTCTGCTGCTCATGTTCCTGCTGGCGCTCGCCTTCTTCCTCTACCGCCAACGCAAAGGCA GCCGTCGGGGTGTCACCCTGGGTAAACCAGACATCAAGGTAGAGACAGTCAACAAAGAGACCCACAGCCTTGAGGAGGAGGCGGCTGACGTCTCCACAGCAACCCGCATGGTCAAGGCCATGTACTCC CCGTtcaaagacgacatggacctgaaGCAGGACGTGCGGAGCGAGGGCGACACCAGGGAGGAGTACGAGCTCAAG GATCCAACCAATGGTTACTACAACGTCAGAGCCACCACCCACGATGAGGCACGCCCCCAGTCCCGTGCCATCCACTACCAGGGAGAGTTTCGTTCCCCGAACTCAAACAGCGGACCAGCCGGTGCAACTTCCAGTGGACCTCCAGCTGCTGCCAGCGGTGCCGTCCCCCCTAGTGGAGTGCCAGGATCTAGAGCAGGCTGCTATGACCCCCGCCCTCCTTCAAGGATGTCCCACGCCACCTACGCCCAGTTCAACACCTTCACCAGGGTGGCACAGAGCCAGCAAGCACCTCCTAATCCAGCTCTTCAGTCACCTGGAGATTACCCTGGAGACTGCGGGCTGCTGGACAGCAACACCCAGCTGGCCTATGACAACTATGGATACCCCTCCCAGTATCCCAGCTACCGTATGGGCTTTGCTCCACCCATAGAGGAAGGACCAGCATATGAGATGTATCCAACAGGACAAGGGCCCGGACCAGGGCAAGGACCAGGGCCAGGACCTGGGCCGGGGCCGGGTCCAGGGCCTGGACAACAGAGTCCAGAAGCAGGACTAGGGCAATATGGAACCTCCACTCGCTTCTCTTATTCATCACCACCCTCTGACTATTCCCAAAGACACACGCAGAGGATGCAGActcatgtttga